A stretch of Desulfotalea psychrophila LSv54 DNA encodes these proteins:
- a CDS encoding alanine/glycine:cation symporter family protein, with amino-acid sequence MDFLETFGVVVAKLNSFVWGPPMLIMLVGTGCWLTYNLRGIQFRQLGHSLWLAFVKRKEDTDEPGDISHFQALMTALAATVGTGNIAGVATAIAIGGPGALFWMWMSALVGMATKYAEAILAVKYRVQDENGEMCGGPMYYIARGLKKPWLGAIFAALAAITALGTGNMVQSNSIADVLEATCSIPPMYTGIALMIFTALVVLGGIKAIGRVTSVIIPVMIVFYVSGALYILFTHMSEVPAAFALIFTQAFNPTAATGGFVGATVMMAIRFGIARGVFSNESGLGTAPIAAAAAKTKSPATQALVSMTQTFIDTIIVCTMTGLILIISGAWSSGLTGAELTAKAFALGMPGGQWVVTIGLLFFAYSTILGWCYYGEKSMEFLFGRKSVTPYRLVFVVFVGIGSVARLDIVWGISDAFNGLMALPNLIGLLFLTPVVVSETKKYFGDKL; translated from the coding sequence ATGGATTTCTTGGAAACTTTTGGGGTAGTTGTCGCAAAACTTAACTCTTTTGTCTGGGGGCCGCCAATGCTTATCATGTTGGTGGGTACCGGTTGTTGGCTAACCTACAACCTTCGCGGCATTCAGTTCCGACAGCTCGGCCACTCTCTCTGGCTTGCCTTTGTAAAGCGTAAGGAAGATACCGATGAGCCGGGTGATATCAGTCACTTTCAGGCCCTGATGACAGCCTTGGCCGCAACCGTTGGTACCGGTAATATTGCCGGTGTTGCCACGGCTATTGCCATTGGTGGTCCCGGAGCCCTTTTTTGGATGTGGATGAGTGCCCTGGTCGGTATGGCAACGAAGTACGCTGAGGCCATCCTTGCAGTAAAATATCGTGTCCAAGATGAAAATGGTGAAATGTGTGGTGGCCCAATGTACTACATTGCCCGTGGTTTGAAGAAGCCATGGCTTGGTGCAATTTTTGCGGCCCTTGCCGCAATTACCGCCCTGGGTACCGGGAATATGGTTCAGTCCAACTCCATCGCCGATGTCCTTGAGGCAACCTGCAGTATCCCACCCATGTACACCGGTATCGCTCTGATGATATTTACAGCCCTTGTTGTTTTGGGTGGTATTAAGGCTATTGGTCGGGTAACCAGTGTAATCATTCCGGTTATGATCGTCTTCTACGTCAGTGGTGCTCTTTACATCCTCTTTACTCATATGTCAGAGGTACCAGCTGCCTTCGCCCTCATCTTTACCCAGGCCTTCAATCCAACCGCAGCAACCGGTGGTTTTGTCGGGGCAACTGTGATGATGGCCATCCGCTTTGGTATCGCCCGTGGTGTTTTCTCCAACGAGTCCGGTTTAGGAACTGCTCCAATTGCAGCTGCAGCTGCTAAGACCAAGTCACCTGCAACTCAGGCACTTGTCTCCATGACCCAAACCTTTATTGATACTATCATTGTCTGTACCATGACAGGTTTGATTTTGATTATTTCGGGCGCCTGGTCAAGTGGGCTTACCGGCGCCGAGCTGACCGCCAAGGCCTTTGCTCTGGGGATGCCCGGTGGCCAGTGGGTTGTAACCATAGGCCTCCTCTTCTTTGCCTATTCAACCATTCTTGGTTGGTGCTACTATGGCGAAAAGTCAATGGAGTTTCTCTTTGGCCGTAAGTCTGTTACCCCATATCGTTTAGTCTTTGTTGTCTTTGTCGGTATTGGTTCTGTGGCCAGGCTTGATATTGTCTGGGGTATTTCCGATGCTTTTAACGGTCTTATGGCATTGCCGAACTTAATTGGTCTTCTCTTCCTGACTCCGGTAGTTGTTTCTGAAACTAA
- a CDS encoding dihydrofolate reductase family protein, with product MKVSVYIATSLDGYIARADGDISWLREAGSSAGQEDYGYGEFFRSVDCMILGRKSFETVLSFPTWPYTGKRVIVLTKTLEEIPARVRGRVELYSGLMKELVASLEAEGCRRIYIDGGKIIRSFLRKNLLTDITITRIPLLLGEGIRLFGETGYDIKLRHIKTKSYESGFVKSTYEFALQ from the coding sequence ATGAAAGTTTCTGTGTATATCGCAACCAGCTTGGATGGATATATTGCCCGGGCCGATGGAGATATCTCCTGGCTCAGGGAGGCAGGTAGTTCTGCCGGTCAGGAAGATTATGGCTATGGAGAGTTCTTTCGCTCGGTGGACTGTATGATACTGGGGAGAAAGAGCTTTGAAACGGTCCTGAGCTTTCCCACCTGGCCCTATACCGGCAAACGGGTAATTGTCCTGACCAAGACCTTGGAGGAGATCCCTGCCCGGGTACGGGGAAGGGTTGAACTCTATTCAGGCTTGATGAAAGAACTGGTGGCCAGCTTGGAGGCAGAGGGATGCAGGCGTATTTATATAGATGGTGGCAAAATTATCCGCTCCTTTCTGCGAAAAAATCTCCTTACCGATATTACCATAACAAGAATTCCCCTCCTTCTCGGTGAAGGCATTCGTCTCTTTGGCGAGACCGGCTACGATATTAAGCTTAGACATATAAAAACAAAGTCTTATGAAAGTGGCTTTGTTAAGTCGACCTATGAGTTTGCCCTGCAGTAA